In the genome of Streptococcus mitis, one region contains:
- a CDS encoding phage tail protein, with protein sequence MATEANVTTAKPKIGGAVFSAPIGTPLPTDATTKLDVAFKSLGYISEDGMTNSNSPESENIKAWGGVVVSSVQKEKVDTFKYMLIEALNVDVLKEVYGSDNVSGDLSTGIKIKANSKELPHHCLVIETVLKGGVLKRIVIPSGKVTAIDEITYNDGSVLGYGTTVTAFPNAADDTHYEYIKGA encoded by the coding sequence ATGGCAACAGAAGCAAATGTAACGACTGCAAAACCTAAAATTGGCGGTGCGGTTTTTTCCGCTCCAATAGGGACTCCATTACCTACAGATGCAACAACAAAACTAGATGTTGCGTTTAAATCACTGGGGTATATTTCAGAAGACGGTATGACTAATAGCAACTCTCCAGAATCTGAAAATATCAAAGCTTGGGGTGGTGTCGTTGTTAGTTCCGTTCAAAAGGAGAAGGTGGATACGTTCAAATATATGCTGATTGAGGCGTTGAATGTGGATGTTTTGAAGGAAGTTTATGGTTCAGATAATGTATCTGGGGATTTGTCAACAGGGATTAAGATTAAGGCAAATTCAAAAGAATTGCCACATCATTGCCTTGTAATCGAAACGGTTCTAAAAGGTGGTGTACTTAAACGTATTGTTATCCCTTCAGGAAAAGTAACTGCCATCGATGAAATCACTTATAACGATGGAAGTGTTCTCGGATATGGTACGACAGTAACTGCCTTCCCTAACGCTGCTGACGACACACACTATGAATACATCAAAGGAGCTTAA